From the genome of Fusarium oxysporum f. sp. lycopersici 4287 chromosome 3, whole genome shotgun sequence, one region includes:
- a CDS encoding insulysin: MPHSEREEDAPTVAGNAHIPVTLVTDSLEKPLQDDRKYRVIRLGNELEVTLVHDPKTDKASAALDVNVGYFSDEPDIPGMAHAVEHLLFMGTKKFPIENEYGQYISANAGDSNAYTGPTSTTFFFDISAKPDNGQEPSDTNPSPLREALDRFAQFFIEPLFLAETLDRELQAVDSEHKKNLQNDTWRLPQLGKFLSNPEHPFCHFGTGNFEALKTLPEARGINVRDKFIEFHARHYSANRMKLVVLGREPLDVLQKWVAELFSPVINKKLPPNRWPGELPFREADLGRQCFAKPVKDSIELNLQFPFIDEESMFATQPSRYISHLIGHEGPGSIMSCIKSKGWANGLTAGASPICPGAPGTFDVEVLLTEEGLENYPEIVKIFFQYISLLRESPPQEWIFQEQKKMADIDFMFEQKTPACEFTCRISSAMQKPLPREWLLSGHSRLREFAPDEIQKALATIHPDNFRMTIVSREYPGNWDQKEKWYGTEYRHEKIPDDLMEECRKAFAVSPKDRLSALHLPHKNKFIPTKLEVKRKEVDKPAQNPRVIRNDCIARTWWKKDDTFWVPRANVVVSLKTPLIYASAENNVKARLFSDLVRDRLEEYSYDAKLTGLQYNVGLHSRGVFLEIGGYNDKLPVLLEQVVTTMRDLDIKEDRFEIVRERLIRGYSNWQLQSAYCQISNYTKWLNAPGGDFIAEELATALSSVSLEGVRLFQKQMLGQVFIEVYVNGNMYKKDALKATHMVESRLANLSISIYRHLM; the protein is encoded by the exons ATGCCTCACTCGGAACGCGAAGAAGATGCCCCCACAGTAGCGGGCAATGCTCATATACCCGTGACGCTTGTTACTGACTCCCTCGAGAAGCCTTTACAAGACGATCGTAAATACCGAGTTATCCGTCTGGGGAACGAGCTCGAGGTTACCCTGGTGCATGATCCCAAGACCGACAAGGCCAGCGCTGCGTTAGATGTCAATGTGGGATACTTTAGCGATGAGCCTGATATTCCCGGTATGGCCCATGCGGTCGAACAT CTTCTCTTCATGGGCACCAAGAAATTTCCAATTGAGAACGAATACGGCCAATATATCTCCGCCAATGCAGGAGATTCAAATGCTTACACAGGGCCGACATCGACAACCTTCTTTTTCGATATCTCTGCCAAGCCGGACAATGGCCAGGAACCTTCCGATACCAACCCATCTCCTCTGCGCGAGGCTCTCGACCGATTCGCCCAGTTCTTCATTGAGCCTCTCTTCCTTGCCGAGACCTTGGATCGAGAGCTACAGGCTGTCGATTCAGAACACAAAAAGAATCTCCAAAACGACACGTGGAGGCTGCCTCAGCTAGGGAAGTTTCTCTCTAACCCTGAACACCCGTTCTGCCACTTCGGTACTGGCAATTTTGAGGCTCTCAAGACACTTCCCGAGGCACGTGGAATTAATGTGAGGGACAAGTTTATCGAGTTTCATGCCAGACACTATTCAGCAAACCGCATGAAACTAGTTGTTCTAGGTAGAGAACCGCTTGACGTGCTTCAGAAATGGGTCGCTGAGTTGTTCTCTCCtgtcatcaacaagaagcttccGCCAAACAGATGGCCCGGCGAACTTCCTTTCAGGGAAGCCGATCTCGGTAGGCAGTGTTTCGCGAAGCCTGTTAAGGACTCGATAGAGCTTAACCTGCAATTCCCCTTTATCGATGAGGAGTCTATGTTTGCTACTCAGCCTAGCCGATATATTAGCCATCTCATCGGGCACGAGGGCCCGGGAAGTATCATGTCATGTATCAAGTCCAAAGGTTGGGCAAATGGTCTTACCGCCGGTGCCTCCCCCATCTGCCCCGGTGCTCCTGGTACCTTTGATGTAGAGGTCCTTTTGACGGAGGAGGGTCTCGAGAACTACCCTGAAATCGTCAAGATCTTTTTCCAGTACATCAGTCTCCTGCGCGAGAGCCCGCCCCAGGAGTGGATCTTCCAAGAGCAGAAGAAAATGGCTGATATCGATTTTATGTTTGAGCAAAAGACGCCTGCCTGTGAATTTACCTGCCGAATCAGCTCTGCCATGCAAAAGCCTCTTCCTCGGGAATGGCTGCTTAGTGGACACAGCCGTCTCCGAGAGTTTGCACCTGATGAGATCCAAAAGGCCCTTGCCACGATTCACCCGGATAACTTCCGCATGACCATTGTATCACGCGAATATCCTGGCAACTGGGACCAGAAGGAAAAGTGGTACGGAACTGAATATCGACATGAAAAGATCCCCGATGATCTTATGGAGGAGTGCAGGAAAGCCTTTGCAGTCTCTCCCAAAGATCGACTGTCTGCCCTTCACCTACCTCACAAGAACAAGTTTATTCCTACCAAGCTCGAGGTCAAGAGGAAGGAGGTGGATAAGCCGGCACAGAACCCCAGGGTTATCCGCAATGATTGCATTGCCAGGACATGgtggaagaaggatgataCATTCTGGGTTCCTCGCGCCAACGTTGTTGTCAGCTTGAAGACACCACTTATATATGCTTCAGCAGAAAATAACGTCAAGGCTCGACTGTTCTCGGACCTCGTCCGTGATAGGCTCGAGGAGTACTCGTACGACGCGAAGCTGACTGGCTTGCAGTACAACGTCGGTCTCCATTCGCGCGGTGTGTTCCTGGAGATTGGCGGCTACAATGATAAGCTGCCCGTGCTCTTAGAACAAGTCGTCACAACAATGCGAGACCTGGATATCAAAGAAGATCGTTTTGAGATCGTCAGGGAGCGCTTGATCCGAGGATACAGCAATTGGCAGCTGCAGTCAGCCTACTGTCAGATTAGCAACTACACCAAGTGGCTCAATGCCCCCGGAGGGGACTTTATAGCAGAGGAGTTGGCAACGGCGCTCTCAAGCGTCTCACTGGAAGGTGTCAGGCTGTTCCAGAAGCAGATGCTTGGACAGGTCTTCATCGAAGTGTACGTAAACGGTAACATGTACAAGAAGGATGCTCTTAAGGCCACCCATATGGTCGAGTCCAGGCTGGCGAATCTATCTATATCTATCTACCGGCATCTTATGTAG
- a CDS encoding insulysin yields the protein MLKPRVLPKAQWPILRSLILTKGSNYVFRKTLKDPDNVNHCVGTWFYVGSRDDRDVRTKTLLLEQMLREPAFDQLRTKEQLGYIVGSGRRSFSTTYGFHFLIQSEMAPEFLDSRIEAFLMRYADTLEKMSETELEDHKRSLIVRRLEKLGKLEEESKQHWDEIESEEYDFEFRQLDAARIRQLTKAEIVDFFNQHLNPTSSQRARLSIYLKAQCKAEGVDKRQEEAQKNADEEPHAGDAVEAAEEITNVRFWKAGLTVSSGVRPVKHVSDFERWYVPLKACREAEGEKVGPFYAQAISLGNEQ from the exons ATGCTGAAGCCGCGGGTTTTGCCCAAGGCCCAGTGGCCTATCCTGCGGTCACTCATTCTGACCAAAGGTTCCAACTACGTCTTCAGAAAGACCCTCAAGGATCCCGACAACGTCAACCACTGCGTCGGGACTTGGTTTTATGTTGGTAGCAGAGACGATCGCGACGTTCGAACCAAGACTCTACTTCTGGAACAGATGCTCCGTGAGCCAGCCTTTGATCAGCTCCGGACTAAGGAGCAACTCGGTTACATCGTCGGGAGCGGACGTCGATCATTCTCGACGACATATGGTTTCCACTTCCTCATCCAGAGTGAGATGGCACCAGAGTTCCTTGACTCGCGTATCGAGGCTTTCCTCATGAGGTATGCGGACActctggagaagatgagcgaGACTGAGCTTGAGGATCACAAGCGAAGTTTGATCGTCCGGCGTCTAGAGAAGCTTGGAAAACTGGAAGAAGAATCTAAACAGCATTGGGACGAAATCGAAAGCGAAGAATATGATTTTGAGTTTC GTCAACTCGATGCCGCCCGGATTAGACAGCTAACCAAGGCTGAAATTGTGGATTTCTTCAACCAGCATCTCAACCCTACTTCCAGTCAGAGGGCACGCTTATCGATTTATCTAAAGGCCCAATGCAAGGCTGAAGGGGTCGATAAGCGACAGGAAGAGGCTCAGAAAAACGCTGACGAGGAGCCGCACGCTGGAGATGCCGTTGAGGCGGCCGAAGAAATTACCAACGTCAGGTTTTGGAAAGCTGGTCTCACTGTCAGCTCGGGGGTCAGACCTGTCAAACATGTAAGCGACTTTGAGCGTTGGTATGTGCCGCTTAAGGCTTGCC GTGAAGCCGAGGGTGAGAAGGTCGGTCCCTTCTACGCGCAGGCAATATCTCTTGGGAATGAACAGTAG
- a CDS encoding insulysin encodes MGTKKFPIENEYGQYISANAGDSNAYTGPTSTTFFFDISAKPDNGQEPSDTNPSPLREALDRFAQFFIEPLFLAETLDRELQAVDSEHKKNLQNDTWRLPQLGKFLSNPEHPFCHFGTGNFEALKTLPEARGINVRDKFIEFHARHYSANRMKLVVLGREPLDVLQKWVAELFSPVINKKLPPNRWPGELPFREADLGRQCFAKPVKDSIELNLQFPFIDEESMFATQPSRYISHLIGHEGPGSIMSCIKSKGWANGLTAGASPICPGAPGTFDVEVLLTEEGLENYPEIVKIFFQYISLLRESPPQEWIFQEQKKMADIDFMFEQKTPACEFTCRISSAMQKPLPREWLLSGHSRLREFAPDEIQKALATIHPDNFRMTIVSREYPGNWDQKEKWYGTEYRHEKIPDDLMEECRKAFAVSPKDRLSALHLPHKNKFIPTKLEVKRKEVDKPAQNPRVIRNDCIARTWWKKDDTFWVPRANVVVSLKTPLIYASAENNVKARLFSDLVRDRLEEYSYDAKLTGLQYNVGLHSRGVFLEIGGYNDKLPVLLEQVVTTMRDLDIKEDRFEIVRERLIRGYSNWQLQSAYCQISNYTKWLNAPGGDFIAEELATALSSVSLEGVRLFQKQMLGQVFIEVYVNGNMYKKDALKATHMVESRLANLSISIYRHLM; translated from the coding sequence ATGGGCACCAAGAAATTTCCAATTGAGAACGAATACGGCCAATATATCTCCGCCAATGCAGGAGATTCAAATGCTTACACAGGGCCGACATCGACAACCTTCTTTTTCGATATCTCTGCCAAGCCGGACAATGGCCAGGAACCTTCCGATACCAACCCATCTCCTCTGCGCGAGGCTCTCGACCGATTCGCCCAGTTCTTCATTGAGCCTCTCTTCCTTGCCGAGACCTTGGATCGAGAGCTACAGGCTGTCGATTCAGAACACAAAAAGAATCTCCAAAACGACACGTGGAGGCTGCCTCAGCTAGGGAAGTTTCTCTCTAACCCTGAACACCCGTTCTGCCACTTCGGTACTGGCAATTTTGAGGCTCTCAAGACACTTCCCGAGGCACGTGGAATTAATGTGAGGGACAAGTTTATCGAGTTTCATGCCAGACACTATTCAGCAAACCGCATGAAACTAGTTGTTCTAGGTAGAGAACCGCTTGACGTGCTTCAGAAATGGGTCGCTGAGTTGTTCTCTCCtgtcatcaacaagaagcttccGCCAAACAGATGGCCCGGCGAACTTCCTTTCAGGGAAGCCGATCTCGGTAGGCAGTGTTTCGCGAAGCCTGTTAAGGACTCGATAGAGCTTAACCTGCAATTCCCCTTTATCGATGAGGAGTCTATGTTTGCTACTCAGCCTAGCCGATATATTAGCCATCTCATCGGGCACGAGGGCCCGGGAAGTATCATGTCATGTATCAAGTCCAAAGGTTGGGCAAATGGTCTTACCGCCGGTGCCTCCCCCATCTGCCCCGGTGCTCCTGGTACCTTTGATGTAGAGGTCCTTTTGACGGAGGAGGGTCTCGAGAACTACCCTGAAATCGTCAAGATCTTTTTCCAGTACATCAGTCTCCTGCGCGAGAGCCCGCCCCAGGAGTGGATCTTCCAAGAGCAGAAGAAAATGGCTGATATCGATTTTATGTTTGAGCAAAAGACGCCTGCCTGTGAATTTACCTGCCGAATCAGCTCTGCCATGCAAAAGCCTCTTCCTCGGGAATGGCTGCTTAGTGGACACAGCCGTCTCCGAGAGTTTGCACCTGATGAGATCCAAAAGGCCCTTGCCACGATTCACCCGGATAACTTCCGCATGACCATTGTATCACGCGAATATCCTGGCAACTGGGACCAGAAGGAAAAGTGGTACGGAACTGAATATCGACATGAAAAGATCCCCGATGATCTTATGGAGGAGTGCAGGAAAGCCTTTGCAGTCTCTCCCAAAGATCGACTGTCTGCCCTTCACCTACCTCACAAGAACAAGTTTATTCCTACCAAGCTCGAGGTCAAGAGGAAGGAGGTGGATAAGCCGGCACAGAACCCCAGGGTTATCCGCAATGATTGCATTGCCAGGACATGgtggaagaaggatgataCATTCTGGGTTCCTCGCGCCAACGTTGTTGTCAGCTTGAAGACACCACTTATATATGCTTCAGCAGAAAATAACGTCAAGGCTCGACTGTTCTCGGACCTCGTCCGTGATAGGCTCGAGGAGTACTCGTACGACGCGAAGCTGACTGGCTTGCAGTACAACGTCGGTCTCCATTCGCGCGGTGTGTTCCTGGAGATTGGCGGCTACAATGATAAGCTGCCCGTGCTCTTAGAACAAGTCGTCACAACAATGCGAGACCTGGATATCAAAGAAGATCGTTTTGAGATCGTCAGGGAGCGCTTGATCCGAGGATACAGCAATTGGCAGCTGCAGTCAGCCTACTGTCAGATTAGCAACTACACCAAGTGGCTCAATGCCCCCGGAGGGGACTTTATAGCAGAGGAGTTGGCAACGGCGCTCTCAAGCGTCTCACTGGAAGGTGTCAGGCTGTTCCAGAAGCAGATGCTTGGACAGGTCTTCATCGAAGTGTACGTAAACGGTAACATGTACAAGAAGGATGCTCTTAAGGCCACCCATATGGTCGAGTCCAGGCTGGCGAATCTATCTATATCTATCTACCGGCATCTTATGTAG